AATAACGGCTTTCTTATGTGATTAAGTTTAGTACTGCTTCTAGACTGACATTATTAAATCATTGATTAAGAGTCTGGATGTTTAACTTAACCAATACAGTCCTAAGCTGCTCATACATGCCAGCATCAAAGAAGCTTCAAAAACCGTTTTACTACTCAAAAAGCTCTGCTTTCCTTGCTTTAAACTCGCTATAAACTCGTTCTGCTTATAAAGCTTGCAGGTGAGTCTCTCAGTTTGAGGATCAATCAGTAGTTGTAAACGACAGGGTTTACCGTTGTTTAGTTTAATTTTGTGGGTACTACGTTGTCCAAAATTAACTTTAGTCGATACTATTTTGTCATTAACAAGTACACGCTCCAAGCCAATCCAATCACTAGCCAGTAATTCAATTTTTTCCTGATTTAAATGATATTTAAAACTCGTCATGAGTATCTCCTTGGCCTGTGAACCTACCTTAAGATAAGCAGACAAATGTGACGTTTTCCACCAAGAAACATGAAGTTTATTTGAATGAATAGGTATGTGACTGTTGGAATTAAAGATTTTATTTTTATTATTTTTTATTGACAAAAATCGCTTATAAGCTAAGCGTTTTAATTGAAGAAAGTAACAGTGAGGTTAAGATTTAGTCTTTAAAACCAATATCTTATTTTTTTATGTGTGATATTTATTCAGTACTTTTCAACCCACAATAATGACCCAACAAATCTCGCCAGCTGACGATTCCAACTAATTCAGCTTCTTGCAAAACAGGAAAACAAGTTATTCCTTTGGTTAACATTAATTGCGCTGCACTATCAATATCCAGAGAAGGAGCGACAGTAATTGGGCCATGTGCCATTACCTGATGTACACGTTTATTAAGGGTTTCAATATCACGGGTGAGCTCCGCAGCTGTACCTAAGTTGGGACTAATTGCATTGATTAAATCAGTACGTGCCAAGATCCCAGATATAGTTTTGTCTTCATCCACAACCACTAAGTGATGAAAAGGCACATTATCAAAGATTTCTTTGGCGGTACTGATGCGATCATCCATTTCTACGGTGACAACCCTTGGGCTCATTATTTGCTCAATTGTGACCATGATGTTTCTCCTTTTCAATTAATCTAGTTATATCAGACAATTGTAAGGTGAACAAATCATCCCAAGGTTATAGCTAGTATCTAAACGCGAGAATTTCTCAATGCATGATAATTTTTAAGTTATATGGTTTTACGCTTTTTTATCATGATTTAAATGATATTCAATGTAGCGTTGTCTTTTTTTAGGCTTTAGCGCATGAACATCAACGAGTACCAAGCCATCTATACAGTTACCAAAATCGGTATCAATACCGAAATCAAGAAACTTGACCCCGTCACCTTGGCACAGTTCACCGTATTGTTTATAAAGAGGTGGCACTGCAGCCCCCATATTGGCTAGAGTGTGTTTTAACACCTTGAAACAACTTGAATAGTCATCATCTACATATAAACGGTTTAATTGGTGTAAGCGTTCATCAGTGAACTGGTATGGAGTATTTGACTGAGCAAGCTTATCTAGCATGGCAAAATGTTGTTGGTAAAAATGAACCATCATTTCTTTGGCTTGTTCTGGTAATTGATCGCTAATAGACACGGGACCAAATAAGTATCGGAACTGCGGGTTTTTAGCCAAATACGCGCCAATGCCTAACCA
This window of the Shewanella goraebulensis genome carries:
- a CDS encoding CBS domain-containing protein, whose product is MMVTIEQIMSPRVVTVEMDDRISTAKEIFDNVPFHHLVVVDEDKTISGILARTDLINAISPNLGTAAELTRDIETLNKRVHQVMAHGPITVAPSLDIDSAAQLMLTKGITCFPVLQEAELVGIVSWRDLLGHYCGLKSTE